In the Leptospira terpstrae serovar Hualin str. LT 11-33 = ATCC 700639 genome, CTTCTTCATCATCACTGGAATCATCTTCCATTCCACTTCCTGCAAGTAAATCCTGGTTCAATTGGTGTTTGCGTAGGTCTTCTACATTGACTGTGGCTGGAACAACGTCAGGAATTTCAAATCCATTGGAACCGTGGTTATTAATGGCACTAATCACTTCTTCTGGAAGATTGAGTTTTCGTGCGATTTCCAATGAAAGATTTACAGCAGAAGTTAGCGAAGATCCAAAAAAACTTTGTTTGTACAATCCTTCTTTGGATACGGAAATATCAGCACAAAGTCCGGCAAGGAAACTGAACCGATTGACCATCTTAAAGCCGTATTGTTTTTGAATCACCGATCCTAAACTCAGGAGTCCAAAGTCAGCTAAGTGGTTAAAGAATTCCTTATGGCTAAGCAAAATTCTAAAAAAAGATAGAGCAAGTGATTTGGAATAAAAAGAATTCTGAATGATTCCTTTGAGACTTGCCATCCTTTCTGCATTTTGTTCGTATAAATGAAAAATAAATTCATTGGATCGGTCTTCGATTCGACTGAGGATGGCTTTCGAAAGGACCATTCGAAGCATTCTCATCAAATCCTTGGACATTGCTAACTTAAAGGAAGGAATGTAATTACCTTCCATTCCTTCCAGTTTCTTTAAAATATTTTCCTTAATGGCAACTTTTTCTTTGATTAAGATATTACCATTTTTATCAACAACGGGTTCACTAAGAGAGACAGAACCTAACAAATCATAATCAACGGCAAAATTTTTAAATTCATTGAATTCTAAGAATTCGATTCCAGCATTCGTAATTTTCATAAAGGTCCTAAGGAAACTGTCTTTTACGATCCTTCTGAGAGCAAGATTTTTGCTTTCCTTCTCCGTCTAAATGGTGTAGTTTTTTACTGGTTTTGGAGGTTCTAGTTGGTTTCTTCTGTCCCAAAAGACTCACAATCTGTGAGCGAGTTGAAAGAGTTCTACAGACAAATGGTACTTATACGAAAGTTTGAGGAAGCCGCTGCCAAAGCCTATAGTGTAGGTAAGATTGGTGGGTTTTTACATTTGTACATCGGTCAAGAAGCAGTAGGAGTTGGTTCTATCGCTTCCCTCACCCCAAAAGACTATATCGTTTCTACTTACAGAGACCACGGCCATGCATTGGCAAGGGGACTCCATCCAAAACCTTTAATGGCCGAATTGTTCGGGAAAGGAACTGGAATCTCGAAAGGTAACGGTGGTTCGATGCACTTTTTTGATCGCAACGCCCACTTTATGGGAGGACACGGAATTGTGGGAGGTCATATCTCTCTGGCAGCAGGAATCGCATTTGCTTCTAAATTCAAAAAAGAAGATTCAGTCACAATTTGTTTTTTTGGTGAAGGTGCTGCCAATATCGGATCCTTTCATGAAGGTTTAAATTTAGCGGCTATATGGAAACTTCCTGTTGTTTTTATTTGCGAGAACAACCATTATGCGATGGGAACTCCAGAATACCGAGCGCTTGCTGTAAAAGATGTTTCGGTTCGAGCTTATGCCTATGACATGGCACGTGACCATATCGAAGGAGATGAAGTAAGGAAAGTGAGAGACCATGTAAAAGTGGCTGTGGAACGAGCACGACGCGGCGAAGGACCAACTCTCATTGAAGTTTCGACCTACCGATTTCGAGGACATTCTATGTCTGACCCTGCAAAATACAGAACCAAAGAAGAATTAGAAGCTTATAAAAAGAAAGACCCTCTCATGCGTGCGAGACACGAACTGGAATTAGGCGGAATTAAAACGGAAGAATTAGATAAATTAGATTTAGAGATTCAAACCCAAATTGATGAAGCCTATGAGTATGCTGAGACCTCACCGGAACCTCCTCTCTCTCAACTACACAAGTATGTGTATGCGGAGGACAAATAGATGGCGATTCTTACTTATAGAGAGGCACTCAACCGAGCCATGGTCGAAGAGATGGAAAAAGACCCATTGATCTATTTAATGGGAGAAGAAGTCGGTCACTACCAAGGTGCCTATAAAGTGTCCCAAGGGATGTTAAGTAAGTTCGGAGAGGATCGTGTGATCGATACTCCGATTTCAGAAAACGGCTTTGCAGGGATTGGAGTTGGTTCTGCCATGGTGGGCCTACGCCCCATCATTGAATTTATGACTTGGAACTTTTCTCTCGTTGCCATTGACCAAATCATCAACTCCGCTGCCAAAATGAATTATATGAGTGGGGGTCAGTTCCCCATGCCGATTGTCTTTCGAGGCGCCGGTGGTGTCGGAGGAAGACTTGGTGCCCAACACTCGCAAGCCTTTGAATCTTGGTATGCTCATTGTCCGGGATTAAAAGTAGTCTGCCCTGCCACTCCGAAGGATGCTTACGGACTACTCAAATCATCCATTCGTGACAATAACCCTACCATCTTTATCGAGTCGGAAGTGTTATACGGATCCAAAGGGGAAGTTCCCGAACAGGAATACACCATTCCATTGGGACTCGGTG is a window encoding:
- a CDS encoding pyruvate dehydrogenase complex E1 component subunit beta; protein product: MAILTYREALNRAMVEEMEKDPLIYLMGEEVGHYQGAYKVSQGMLSKFGEDRVIDTPISENGFAGIGVGSAMVGLRPIIEFMTWNFSLVAIDQIINSAAKMNYMSGGQFPMPIVFRGAGGVGGRLGAQHSQAFESWYAHCPGLKVVCPATPKDAYGLLKSSIRDNNPTIFIESEVLYGSKGEVPEQEYTIPLGLGEIKRKGTDITLVTWSRALVFAEEAAALLEQEGISVEIVDLRSLRPLDENLIYESVKKTNRAVVVEEGWPVAGFGAQIAYLIQKNAFAYLDHPVERVTQMDVPMSYAANLERMSLPNATRVADTIREMLQ
- the pdhA gene encoding pyruvate dehydrogenase (acetyl-transferring) E1 component subunit alpha codes for the protein MVLIRKFEEAAAKAYSVGKIGGFLHLYIGQEAVGVGSIASLTPKDYIVSTYRDHGHALARGLHPKPLMAELFGKGTGISKGNGGSMHFFDRNAHFMGGHGIVGGHISLAAGIAFASKFKKEDSVTICFFGEGAANIGSFHEGLNLAAIWKLPVVFICENNHYAMGTPEYRALAVKDVSVRAYAYDMARDHIEGDEVRKVRDHVKVAVERARRGEGPTLIEVSTYRFRGHSMSDPAKYRTKEELEAYKKKDPLMRARHELELGGIKTEELDKLDLEIQTQIDEAYEYAETSPEPPLSQLHKYVYAEDK